The nucleotide window tagagagaAAACGTAAGCGAACATGAGTTTGAGTGCTGCGAACAATCAAGAAGGCGGAGCAAAAGTCGTCGTTAGAAGATTGCGCCTCGAGTTATCATTGAAGGCGGTAATGCGACAGAGTCTTAGCGCTTTAAACTCTTTGGCTTTTAGGCGGGACCGATAAACCGAAACCGGCTGTAGTTGACTGGATTTAAAGTCCtaccaagaaaaacgaaaaaacaaaaacaaaacatactGGAGAGTGTTTCACTGGAATTTGTTGATTGCTCTTCTTTTTGCCTTTAGCGATTTTTCACACGACATCTGTCATTACTTGGCACTCGGTACACAAGTGAACGCACAAAGAAGAGGCCAATCAACTTGGGGATGAGCGTGAAGGATTGTATAGAGAGGATCATAGGTCATTTCACCGCTCGCTGCAGCAACTGCCGACATGCCGAGTCGACAAATACAActtccttcaaaaaaaaaaaaaagaaaaagatgaagaaggaaaaacaaaaaactcgaTAAAGGAAATATATTTTGAGATTTCGCACGATGAATGCGCGTTGTGTATGGAATTGTATAGCGTGTAGCCAAAAATGTACCGGCTTCAGTTCTTTCACAGCCGGTTATCCAGGGTGTTTGGCACTTACCTATTTTGCTTGGTTTTGaaagagggaaacaaaaatgtcgCGTCCTTTTGAAAACGGTTCCGCGTAGCAGATGATAATAGTATAGTAATCATCGAGATGACGGTGATGAATATAATGACAAAGACCCGAAAAACGATCATAGGTTTTTGTCTGTCACAGTTCCGCTCGTGTAAAAAGCTGCATACTAAACTAGACACAGGTCTCAggtctctttttatttcttaagtTGCGGGATGGCTTAGGATTTGCCTACTTTGAGGCTGTCAAAACTGTCAAGTGGGAGAGGCTGGATCTATACGGACTCTGCTGTACACATTTCCGTATAATAACTCTTTCTTAGTCCCGCTGGGATTTCCGAAGACTGACACCGTCCCAGTGCGTCTATAGTTGGCCTCatttcccaagaatcagaGACACTATCTACAaggtgtttttgtttgtttttttttcggaacCATCTCCGCTCGTCCCTTAGcatttccattttcttgttatttttacCTTCGGTTGGGGTTTTGTTTCATCATgtcgtgtttctttttttttatttcaccttTCAGCTCCCTTTCAAGAGTTTCTCTACTTGCTAAAGAGTGCGGTAGTGGACTGGCAGTCCGGTATCAAAAACCGAGTGGAAATAACGCCTTCGCTGTTACAACGGCTCGCTTTGCTTCAATCCGAATGCAgtcatctctctctctctctttcattcCCTCGTTGTCTTGTTGAACTTTTCCGCCTTTTCTTGTCATTGTGCCCCGTCGCGATGTCTTGATAAAATAAGGGAAAACGACAGGAAAGAAAAACCCCGACCAATTATGGGATCTTTCAAGATCTTCTCCCAGAGATTCTTAGTTCCCCTCCTCTATCTCTTTctaccattctttctatttacAAACACACGTATCCTATTTGGGATGGACATACAGCCTTTATATATGTGTCACTCTCTCTCAGACGCTGCTCGTGGTCGGAATAAAAACAGCCGTAAATATCCCGGGTTTAAAGGTGCGCTAGACGAGGGCGTTCAAATGTccagcttttctttttttagccGTTTCGGGCGGGcgtattattttatttatttatttatttttttcttccgtggTTTCGCCACCACCGATGCCGCTGCCGCCATTTTTCAAGAAGAACTCAcctgtaaaaagaaacaaagagcCCCCTCTTCAACCTATCGATATGCTGAATGTATTTTCGACAATAGTGGCCTACCGCACCTACACCTACATCTACATCCTCATTTCTCCTTTATAATATAAAATCACGCCCTTGTCGGTGTTTCTTGGCCCCACCACCCTCCACCCGCGCAGTCACGAGCGCAGACGAAATACAAGATGAAAACGGGAAAAGAAtgagaaatatatatatatgaaatCACGTATTTGTAGAAAATCTTTAAGAGATAAGTGGAGAAACAgaaaacacacacagacgcatgtacattgaaaaaaagaaaaaagaaaaaactaaaaaaaacaaacaaaaaaacaaaacaaaaaatggtcccagaaaacaaaagcgcTTAGTGGAAAGAAGACACTTGTTTGgcgaacaaaataaaacaaaaaacaccaCGTGTTATTCTCTCCATGATTTTCCTATCCCAACAGCTTAGGACAGCCACTATCGAAGTATGCTCGTACATTACATTTATGTAAGCGTTGCGTGCGCATGAGTACTGCGTTCTCTAAAGTGGGCGCCCTATTGCGATTTTGATGATTTAGAAGAGAAATTGAACGTTTCTCATTCTCGCGCTCAACGAGGTTCACCAGAGTGCGCTTCGATCTTCGCCAGTTCGTCCCGTGTTAGCCAGCCCAACCCTCCTCTGTTCGGTGGTTCATTGTGTTTGAACCTGAGGTACAACAAGCGCTGGCGGGAACCTGGAAGGCACCAGTCGAGTCCCGTTTGTGAACGAGGACGGGTCTGTCTTTGCTTTCTAcgtcctttttctctttttttgtatcTTGTATCAACCGGTGGAGTTTGACGGTGGAGTATATACCCCGTCCTCGTGTACGTTACAGTGTTACACGCGTTTGTCGCAAAAGTTCCAGTGTCCAATGTTTGTGTGCGTGGTGtggcattttcttttgaagctCGTCGCAATCCGTTTCCCGTTGTAGTCTTTGCATCGCATTCGCAAGAATGCCGTCCATTATTCGGATGGGATTTTGTTTTTAGCTGTGACCAAATGTGGGTGCCATCTTCCTGACGCAATGTCTTTGTCTCTCCGGTTGCCCAGCTGACCGCTATTGGCAACCAAACATTCGTGACACGTCCAAAGAGAGGGAagaagacaaataaaaaattaaaaaaaataaaacgcaaCGGCTGGAGAGAGTGACTAACCCCGGCGGCCTCTATGTCACACGCTTTGCTGCTATCGGTCCAATCTATTAAACATCAACAACACAACCAGCAACATCATTTCTACGGCAAACAAACAACGACATAAAAGTTTCCCGTTTCTTctatcgagaaaaaaaaaatgtcggcAGCCGGCCAGTAGactataaaataaatttagaaaaaaaaaaaaaaaggggaactAAAAACTCGTAAAGTCTCACAGTAAGGAGGACGCATAAAACGGACACGATCATCTCAGGATTTGTTACTCACAAGACGTTACTTTTCTGTTCTGTTTTCTGCCGTGCGATCGTCTTCAAATTCCGTTTGTGACCTCACAATAACGTTGGCATCTTTTGTTGATCAACGCCAAGTTACAGCTGCGAACAATCGGTTGTCGGCAttcagaagaaaagaaaagaaaaaaaaagtgaagtcTTGCGATTACTCCGCCATTTTGCATCACACACTCGATAAGGATATTTACGTAGAAGTCCGTTGCATCAAGAGTTTGGGGAGGCCTTTCATCATGCGCGCTGTAACGGTCGTGAAGGGGTCGCCTGGTCCTCTCCCCCCAGCTCTCCCTTCTCCACTCTTTGTGTGTTAGTGGCCCACTACCAAGCGCATCTGCTTACACAAAAATAGatgaataaaaaaggaaaaaaaaaagaaaaaaggaaaaagaaaagaatcgGCTGTACAGTTTGCTGCTGTTTTTGCGCGTCCCTTATTTAGCCGAAATCTAGGTGCGGAATTATTCGTTCAAGTGCTAGTTGCGGGTCTATCGTGTGCTTGTGAGAATTTAAAGCGaataaagaagacaaaaagtaCGTGGGCGTAggtttatttctttatttttctttgcgcAAACTCGCCACTGCGCCGTCACCAATCCGCACCCCAAAAGTCCCGCGCCAATGGGAATTCGGGAAAACTGCGGTGGAAATGCCCGTCGTCATGGCCACAACCGTCAGACGCATCAAGCACGAAATGAAAATTCGGCGCTCCCTGTCAATGGCTCCCAGTAAGTAACGACATGTGAACTGAGCCAACTGGCCATTGAAATTCGATTAAACAGACAGcgagaaaggaaaagaaattgaggGAAACTTAATTCTCCGTGTTGTGCTCGCATCACgctgaaaaatgaaaagcctGCGAGGACAGGAAGATGCCTGTAACCGGTTGATTACGCACGCACAAGCTTAAACAGGTCGGAGGCTTAGTATGCCTTTGCATGCTTGTTGACACTTTGGCTTAGCCATATTGACAAGTTTGTTACTATTGATATGTATACCTATACGTTTATCCTACCTAACCGAGACCCGCAGTCTCTTCAGAACTGACACGCAGCAATACAGAAGCCCATCTCTTTCTGACATCCtactcctcctcctcctcctcctcctcatcGTCAGAATTCCATGAGAGAAGGATAATTAGGGTCAGTGAGTTGGAGAGCTATAAGCGATTCGGTTGACTGACgttaaagaaatgattttcaGGGAATGACAGTAACAATATTTTCACTCTTTGGTTGTTAACTGgttaaataatttgtttttcctttttgtcttttcttggCCGTGCGTTTGAATTGCGTTGCGTCACTTtgttctctcttcttcttttcattttttgttttgtttttttgttttgttttgtgtgtgtgtgtgtttttcacGTGACTATTTTGAACATATTTTGATTGTTGTAGAAGCGGATAGCCAGTCGGGACCTTACAAAGCTGTTCCAGCGCCGAAGCCGCTAGCCAATCCTCCTCCGTATCGTCAACCGCCGCCGCCAGCTAATTCATCACCCGTGCTGGCCGCTGCACGGCCTCATTTACATCACAACGACCCGTCTGTTGTTACTTCAGCCGCTGCCTCAGCCGCTGCCAGCACTGCCGCCGCGTCCGAGTCGAATCCAAAGAGCACCGGTCACGGACTCTTGGCGCACTCTTCCAAATTTCCGGTATGTTTAGTTTCTCATGCTAACAGCAAACTCGCCAGCGATAGGTCGACTACGGTACCGTCTCCGTCATGTCTGAGACGACTCATGATATTGAATGAACAAGACAAGGGCATAtagtatataaatatatatttttgtttgaaataaaaaagaggttttcttttatgtgcTGTAGATGCACGAACTTTCTAACCTCTCTATCCACTTGAATATCACCTGGCTCCCTGCTTCAAATATTCTTCTAGATGCTCAATCTTCCCTTTCTTCAATCTTGATGGCCAATTTGAAACGTTGATAGCGATAGCGACCTATTTCGTATGCAGTGCGTTATACTGTATGCATAGCGCCGCGTATAATATATACCGGCGTATATCTATATTTTAAACAACCTACGGTACGTGTCCTTTTCCCCAGATTATACAAACATGCTGAGCAATCACCTAAGCAGCATCAACAAAAACGAGGAAAGACACAGGGCTTATATATTCATTATGTTTGTATTtatcttcctcttttttacGTTATCGTGGGCTTGTTTTTATGTGCGTGCGTgcgtacgtgtgtgtgtgttgaacGAGAGTAATTCCATCATCTTCCTCCTCGCCTTTCCTCCCCCTACCCCGTCCCCCTCTTTCAACGAATCCGTCTGCCCCATAATTGCGCGTTTCCACTGTGGAGCAAGACTTCAGAAAAGTGacgtttttttgttcgttCTTACATATTACGATGTGTTCTCCATCCTTTTTTGACATTTGGAACGTCTATCCACGCGATTGCCAAGAGATAGCGCCCGCTGTTGATCAATCTCGTCCGTCTGCTGTACGCGccggaataataaaaaacaaaaagccacAAAAGAGGCAAATgttcaatttcaaatgaaaatgttaAAGCTTGGGAACGAGCCTCAGGCGTAATTCCCACATGGAAACAGCCCAAACAGCATATTGTTTTctggtttggttttttttgggggttgcTGGATTTAGCATTGAACTATAAACAACAGAACCGATTCAAAACagaacacacacaacaaaaaagaaagacaaaataCGGTACAACTCGGAATCAGGTAAAAGCGTACACAGGACTTTGGTTTAAGAGAGCGTGTCATCGTCATGTTTTATGATAATGCTAGGAAAAGAGAAGGGAACAGACAGGCAGCACGCGGCAGCGAATCACAAATGTTTTGACACTCGACTGTCCCCACggttaaaatatttttcatttttgtttgtttttttttttggtttttttttcattttttcttttgtttttctgttttgtttttttcttttgctttgtttACCTTCCGTGACCGGTGCCGCTGCCTTTTTCAGTTGTGCATGGCATTCCGCGTGCCCTCTCACCGTAATCAAAGCAGAATGAATAGACATAGCCAAGCCGGCcaacgaaacaaaaacgaatcgCGAGACAGCCGACTCGACATACAACTCAACGAGAACAACAAAACAGATGGGCTATGCCCCAAGACAGGCCAAACCAGTCAGCAGGAAGTCGAATGAtgcgagaaaaaaacaaaaacaaaaaaagagacggacaggaaaaaaagataaaaagagagagagagagagagaaagagaaagaataaGAGGAATCCCTGATAATTTATAgatgttctttttttatctagTGTACGTATATATTAAGATACGCACGTTATTcatctatttttctttcattaatGTGGTTCGTTGCTCGCAAAGAGCACACGAGATTTATCCGTGCACATATATTACTTTTTGAGTATCCCGGGCTGTCCGTCTGCAGATTACATGACGCgctattttgttttccatgaCGCCAACAGCATGCAGCCCGTGAGCCAGCTGGATAGCTGATGAATGAAAGCCGCTCTATCCATcacaaagaagaaagaaaaaaaaaaaaggaaaagaaaaaaaccttatCGAATCACTTTTCGAGAAATATATCTTGATTGTGCCGTTGTTGCGGCCACGCGCGCACTTGGCCTCTTCTCCGTCTGAAGTTTAGATGCGGGCCCCAATAGACGCTTTACTTTCCAGGAAATGGACGATTGCGGGGTGCGGAGTAAGTGGCCCGTCGTTCTAGATAACTCGAGATCAAGGTGAAGATGTCGGTGTTCTCTTCCATCGGTCACGCTTTGTTTGCGCTCTGCATATGTATTCCACAAAACGTGATGGACTGATATGAAGCTAACAGCACAAATAGGAGAATAAAACGAAacacaaagaagaaataatgCTTGGGAGTATGTACTTAGGTGCAGTAGGTAGTACATCCGATTTTTCTTGTAGGGACGTGGCTATGAACGTGTGAGGGCCGGCAAAGCGCAAAAAAGGTGTGCCAGCCTCCAGGCGGATCTAGGTTTCATTATCCCTCGTGATTCcttgcaacttttttttccccccctttcctTTCTTATCATGAGTCTAATGTGTGGGTCATTTGGTATATTATTCGATtacccttaaaaaaaagagccgtGCGAGCTACCTCAAATGTGTGTAACTGGAACAAGCCGACAGCGAAGCCAGTAAACTATTCTTAGTCCCAGGGTCTTGGATGTGATATTGCCATCGTCTAAAGGCATAGCATTTCAAGCGATCACCTTAAACTGTTGATGGCAGGTTCACtgctagaaaacaaaacaaaaaaaagacataATAGTCCTTGGTCATTTTACGGTCCACAATGCGTTGACTGCGCATCGTGACCCGTCCCTTCACAATGCATGTCCATTACATGAATAATCCGTAACCGCCGCCGGATGGGTGACGCAATACCcagataaaatgaaaacaggaCTTCACTCTGCGAAAGGAGGATGAGCCAATATTATTTTAGAATGGACCAAGAACgcaaagaaaactttaaagaaagaaaagaaaagaaaaaaactaggGGAAAGACGTTAGCCTTGGTGATAACTTacctgcatttttttttttcttcttctctcgcTGTAAAAGGAAAccgctttttgttttgcgtaCAGATACCTTCGTCTGCGTTGGCGTGTAGAGccatttcgttttcttggccGCCTTACCTGTTGACCTTCTAACTGTGACATTTTGCAAATTGAAAAAGCAAGAAATACCAGTCACCATTCGGTATGCGTTTATTGGTGTAAATCTTAGTTTTTGAAAGACCGGTCACCATTATAGGAATTCAATGCATCAGTCAGTCTTTATCTGTAGATCTCGGACTTGCAAAACTCTtacttttattgaattttcctgttttgtttttgttgttgtttctatCAGAAAAAGACTCTATAAAAGTCAAATACCATGTtagaaagataaaaataatACCAGTGCCGAGTTTTTTTACACGTCtgattgatttttgtttggctttttCTTCTAGATTGAACGTGAACTTGTAGTCACTACTGGAGATAAGATTGCCGAGGTAGGACGCATTGAACGCATCGGACCCGAGTCTAAAACGTCGTCAGAGAACAAAATTCTGAGACAGAATCCTCTAACATGCAAACCATAGTGACGCAGTCAGCCTGGAACGAGGAAAGACGCACggtcagtttttgttttttgtttttgttttttacttaacttttctttttggagttgAATTTTCAGTACTAGATTTCACTAAGACCAACCATACCTCGGCaattaatataaaaaaaaaatgccgattttatcacagtgtttttatgttttcttgaCTACAGATCACGCAGGGGCGAAACGGCGAAGTTATTGCCGGAGCACCTCACCACGCTGGGCACCATTACCCGGACGGATACGATCATGTCTCTGGCTCCGAGGAATTGCATCGACCCGCCTCATATATGGTATGCGACATTTTTTCACGGTCACTCTAACTCGTGTTCTGTTTAAACCTGCATTGCGTTCATTAGTACTAAAGGAATTGAAGGGAACCGTTGGCTAATTTGGGATGGCAAAGGCGCTGTTAATGATTTCATTCATAAGCATTAGTTGAAGCAGGTAGCTACGTGTTGAAACACAGCCATTAAAGCTGGCCGTGGACTGTTAAAAGAAGAGTTGTCGGTCATTTAACCAAGTCTTAAACACCACCCCTTTCTCTATGTTGGTCATTCATTATACAGCCAATGCATATCCATTATACGGGATGGCGCCAGGAGAACAACTACGTTCCTATGAATTTTGACGGCCGCATTCAGcaccaacagcagcagcaccaacagcagcaacagcaccAACAGCACCAACAGCATCAGCAACTGCACCAGCACCAGTCGCAACAATCCTTCGGTCTGACCAGTAATAACGCTACGGCCACCGGATTGGGCGATCATTCTCTCAGTTTCGACTCGCAGCACACGGGATCTACAAGTCTGCGCGACCCATTCGCGCCCACTTCTCATTCCAATTCCTCCCATATGACTCAGTATGAAATTCAAGTCGACAGTGAGCGAGCTGATAGGCCCAGGTAGTTGCACTAAACTCTTTGTATACAAAATTTAGCCAGCCTCATTGTATTCATCGATCATTTCTTATTTGATGTTTGGATATGTCTGCAACAGCAATGTCACGGTAGCACCATGGAACAATCAAGGCAGCGATACGTCGACTTTCGACCGTCTTCGTGACACCTGCAACAAAATGTTCTTAAGGGACGGTCACCTACGTGGATCGTCTCAGTTTGCTCTATCGCCCACGTTGCCTCGGGTAAATTCCCACCATTCATTTCCGTTTCTCAGCTCAAGCATTTCTCTtgctcatttcttttttccgctCCATTTTATTCATACTAtctttttgagaaaaaaaaaaatatatataaataataataataataaaaaaatcctTAAGCTAATCAACCTGGATTTCCACCTCCTGTAGGCAATGGAACGACTGACCATCGATCAGAGAAACGGTGTGGAGCCTTGCACCGTGGCCAACCCTAATAACGAGGCGTCGATCGCTCACTCACACGTCCCATCGGACAAGACGCAGAAAGAAGAAGTGGACACTACAGCCGGCAACAACAAGAATGGTTCCATGCGCAAGAAATTGTCTGGCAAGACCTATCACCACATCAAAGACATGTTCACCACCAAGTTTAACAAATCGACCAAGAGTAAACTTAACGGTACAGAGAACAATGCGGGTGCGGGCCAGGATAATACAAACAGCTCGGCTGCCAATACGGCCGCCGCTGTGGCCGCCGCTGCAGCCGCCGCTGAAGCCATTGTCACTGAACACGGAATGGGGACGCAGCAGAACGGCACTTCCGGTCACCTTGGTAGGCAGCCTGACCCAGTCCACTCAATCAATCAGCGCATCAAGAGTCAACTGACTGGCCAAAGTAGCAGCAATCACAccgtcaacaacaacaacccacAACAGGTGTGGGGAAGCTACGGCCGCCAATCAGCCAGAATGGAAGCATCCATCAATGAAAGCGATGCCAGCGCATTGGCTAAGCTGACGCTGAGTCCCACTCCTAATGGTTCCGAATCTCTCGCACCCACCCAAAGCCCTTACAGTTTACGACATAAGCCATCCGTCACGTTCCGCATGGATTTGAATAACGAGTGTCAGTACAGTGGTGGAGACAATTCATCTTCTTCGGTGGCTGCTTCGGCTGTTGCCGGCACGGCCGAGCCGGCATCTCGATACCAATCGAGGGGTGGTCAGGGCCAAGTGGTCCTTTACGACGACACAATGCATTTCCCGCAGCACCAACAGCCTACACAAAGAAGGACCATCTAAAAGTTCGTACGCCGACCATGACTCCTCACTATCCAGCATTGCATCAGCCGGCCAAGGCATGAAAAATCGCTCTGTATTCGGCTACAGCGACTACGATGTGCCACAAAAATCCGTTTCGCTCAGTTCACCCATGATGAATGAAGGCGGTTCATCGAGTGGCCATCAGTCGGCCGGTAGCTCTTCCGACTTGGACAAGCGAAGTGGGCAATCGGTGAGCACCACAGATTCGGGCCTGGGTGTTTTAACCGATCCTTCGGGTCAGCGCAGTCGCGTCAACTGCCAACAAAATTACCAACTGGATACGAGCACGGAAGCAGAGATGTTCGGCGGACGGACAGGCCAGCTGAATCATTCTTCGTCAGACTGGGCTGACGCAGCCGATCGTGAAGTGAACAATGTGATGGAGATGAGAAGCTACCAGTCAAAGAACTCACAGCAAGGGCTCCAATCGGCTACCCCACCTCTACCTCCCCTGTCGCCCGATGTTTCTCCAAAACCGACACCCAAGTTGCAGCAAAAGTTCAATAACAGTAAACCCGATTTACTCGAACCCACCAATGGCCACAGTCCGATGGTGCAGCGCGTCAAACCTACAACACCGGCAAAGCCTATGGCCAATTCTCACCGCGCAAGCGCAGTTATCGAAAGCCAAACAAAGCTTGGACATCATGCAAAACGGCGTGGTGAAGAAAGCAAGAgttctttggcatcgaaatcgTTTTCCTCCGCTAAACTAAGGAGCTCCAAATCCACTGGTTAGTTTTCTTTTCCGGCTGTTGcagtttttctaaatttgtaaTATAATATCCACTAATTTGAATGAAGGAGCATTACATCCTCTAACGGCTCTACAAGAAGCTCTCGATCTCGGAGACATCACGTCCACCACAACAGGCCTCGACTTAGACGCCGATTCAGACTCGAGCTCGTCGCACAGCGACGATGATCTGAGTACAACGATGGACATGAATGATTCCAGGACGATTCGTCGTCAGTTAGAAGGACTGGAATCCATGTATTCAGAGGTGAGTGCTTATTTCTatgacatttcatttttcttgattttcctATTTCATTTCCAATTAACATTGGTCGTGTTTAGGTTTTGAAAGCCTTGCACAAGAAATCAACTCGATCAGGACCGTCCGACTATAAACTGTCGAAACGAAGAATGTATGGGAGCGTTTCTTCTTTACCCAGCTCCGTCTGTAGCCGACCCGTTTATCGTGATCGCCGGAGGAACGAAGAACGCCGCCGTCCAAAAGAGTCCAAGGTACCAAGCCTCCCCGTCACGAATGACAAATTCATCCTTCTCATGTACTAACGttgttttacatttattttaacGCCATCAGTCTTCAAACAAAAGGTTCCAACGTTTGGAATCACACGTTGTGACACTGGCTCGAAGTGTGGCCCATCTCTCGTCTGAAATGCGAACCCAACACATAATGATCCAGGTGAGGCTTAGATTTCACGAATATCCGGAATCTGCGTGTATTACATTTCAAGAACTATGAATCGATTTATTGGTTACTGTCACTTATTCAGGAAATGGAGACCATTCGAAGTGAAATTGCCCAGTTGCGAACCATTCCCATGAGGATGGGTTCGGGAAATCCTTACAACACCGGAGCCAGTGTTAAATTACCCAGAGGTTACCGAGTGGATCGTGACACTTGCTGGCAAGGTGCCGTTCCTGCTCTAACAGATCCTTCACGTGTAAAAAAGTTGACCAGCTTCTTCGGTGACGAGCCACCCCTCTTAAGGATCTTCCTCAAGAAGTTAGGTTATGAGGTAAACCTTaaaattacatttcaaaattaaatttcGTTTGCAATACTTGCCAGGTGCGGTCATCTCATTCGATTTATTTGAtggttatttttattgttattgaCCATTTTAGAAATACGCTC belongs to Daphnia magna isolate NIES linkage group LG1, ASM2063170v1.1, whole genome shotgun sequence and includes:
- the LOC123471238 gene encoding LOW QUALITY PROTEIN: cell wall protein IFF6-like (The sequence of the model RefSeq protein was modified relative to this genomic sequence to represent the inferred CDS: inserted 1 base in 1 codon; deleted 1 base in 1 codon), which produces MPVVMATTVRRIKHEMKIRRSLSMAPKADSQSGPYKAVPAPKPLANPPPYRQPPPPANSSPVLAAARPHLHHNDPSVVTSAAASAAASTAAASESNPKSTGHGLLAHSSKFPIERELVVTTGDKIAEVGRIERIGPESKTSSENKIXETESSNMQTIVTQSAWNEERRTITQGRNGEVIAGAPHHAGHHYPDGYDHVSGSEELHRPASYMPMHIHYTGWRQENNYVPMNFDGRIQHQQQQHQQQQQHQQHQQHQQLHQHQSQQSFGLTSNNATATGLGDHSLSFDSQHTGSTSLRDPFAPTSHSNSSHMTQYEIQVDSERADRPSNVTVAPWNNQGSDTSTFDRLRDTCNKMFLRDGHLRGSSQFALSPTLPRAMERLTIDQRNGVEPCTVANPNNEASIAHSHVPSDKTQKEEVDTTAGNNKNGSMRKKLSGKTYHHIKDMFTTKFNKSTKSKLNGTENNAGAGQDNTNSSAANTAAAVAAAAAAAEAIVTEHGMGTQQNGTSGHLGRQPDPVHSINQRIKSQLTGQSSSNHTVNNNNPQQVWGSYGRQSARMEASINESDASALAKLTLSPTPNGSESLAPTQSPYSLRHKPSVTFRMDLNNECQYSGGDNSSSSVAASAVAGTAEPASRYQSRGGQGQVVLYDDTMHFPQHQQPTKEGPSKSSYADHDSSLSSIASAGQGMKNRSVFGYSDYDVPQKSVSLSSPMMNEGGSSSGHQSAGSSSDLDKRSGQSVSTTDSGLGVLTDPSGQRSRVNCQQNYQLDTSTEAEMFGGRTGQLNHSSSDWADAADREVNNVMEMRSYQSKNSQQGLQSATPPLPPLSPDVSPKPTPKLQQKFNNSKPDLLEPTNGHSPMVQRVKPTTPAKPMANSHRASAVIESQTKLGHHAKRRGEESKSSLASKSFSSAKLRSSKSTGALHPLTALQEALDLGDITSTTTGLDLDADSDSSSSHSDDDLSTTMDMNDSRTIRRQLEGLESMYSEVLKALHKKSTRSGPSDYKLSKRRMYGSVSSLPSSVCSRPVYRDRRRNEERRRPKESKSSNKRFQRLESHVVTLARSVAHLSSEMRTQHIMIQEMETIRSEIAQLRTIPMRMGSGNPYNTGASVKLPRGYRVDRDTCWQGAVPALTDPSRVKKLTSFFGDEPPLLRIFLKKLGYEKYAPLFDQEKIGMIELPYLTEERLHKMGIPMGPRIRILQEAQLSIRSDSMNDYGMV